The sequence below is a genomic window from Streptobacillus canis.
CTATATTCATTACTAATAGAATTTCCATTAGCAATACTTATAGCATTAATGTTAAATGAAGTAAAAAATAAAATATTTAGAAGTTTTGTACAAACAGCTTCATTTATTCCTTATTTCATAGCAATAGTTATTGCAGCAGGTATAACAATAAATATGTTATCACCTAATACAGGAGTAGTAAATATAATATTACAAAAACTTGGATTTGAGAAGATATATTTCTTAATTAAACCGCAATATTTTAGAGGTATATTTGTTGGATTAAATTCATGGAAAAATACAGGGTTTAATGCGATTATATATATAGCTGCACTAACAGCAGTTGATGAGCAACTATATGAAGCAGCTAAAATTGATGGAGCAACAAAATTACAACAATTAATTAATATAACTATACCGAGCATAATGCCAACTATAGTAGTAATGTTAATTTTAAAAATAGGTTCTATGTTAAGCGTAGCTTTTGAGACAGTATTACTTTTATATCAACCAGCAACTTATGAAACAGCTGATGTAATAAGTACATATGTTTATAGAACTGGAGTAATAAATCAAGATTTTGGACTTGCAACAGCAGTAGGATTATTTAATGCTATAGTAGCGATGTTGTTAGTATATACAGCAAATACTATAAGTAAAAAAGTTGCAAATCTAGGAATATGGTAGGAGAGAGCAATGAAAATAAGAATGAGTACGGATGAGAAAATATTTAATGTAATAAATTATTTCTTATTAACAATATTTGCAATAATGTTCCTATATCCAATAGTTTATGTGTTTTCAGCATCTTTTAGTAATCCTTTTTTACTAGAAACAGGACAAGTAACGTTATTTCCAAAAGGATTTACATTAGCTTCATTTATTGCAGCATTTAAAACGGCGGGTATTTGGAGAGCATATGCAAATACAATATTTATTACAGTAGTTGGAACATTAATTAGTATGTTATTTACAATAAGTGGAGCATATGTATTATCAAAACCAGATTTAAAATATAGAAAAGCATTAATAATGCTAGTAGTAGTAACTATGTGGTTTGATCCTGGAATGATACCTAAATATTTAAATTTTAGAGATTTACATATGATAAATACTTATTCAGGAATAATAGTTGGTTTTGCTATTAATACATTCAATGTAATAATATTGAAATCTTTTTTTGAAAGTGTACCAAGATCATTAGAAGAGTCAGCTAGAATAGATGGTGCAAGTCAATTTAAAATTATGACAAGCATTTATCTACCTCTTTCAACATCAGCTATTACAACAGTTTCATTATTTTATGCAATATCACGTTGGAATGGATATTTCTGGACTATGATTTTATTAAGAGATGATGCAAAAGCCCCATTACAAGTATTTGTTAAAAAATTAATAGTTGACAAAATGTCTAGTGGAGAAGCAGCACAATTAATTACACCTGAAAGTGTTACTTCCCCTCAATCAATAATATATGCAATAATAGTAATTTCAGTATTACCAATGTTAATTGCATATCCATTTATACAAAGATTCTTTAGAAAAGGTGTAACTTTAGGAGCAGTAAAAGGATAAAAAAATTAAATAAAAATATATAAGGAGAAAAGATTATGAAAAAATTATTAGCATTAGGTCTTTTAGGACTAGTTTTAGCAAGCTGTGGTAAGAAAGAAGAAGTTACTACAGGACCAAGAGAAACAACAATTTTTGCAATGCACTTAGGAAAAGCTTTAGATCCAAGCTTACCAGTATTTGCAAAAGCAGAAGCAGATACTAATATTAAATTAGTAAACGTTGCATCACAAAACCAAACTGACCAAATCCAAGCATTTAACTTGATGCTTACTGAAGGTAAATTACCAGATATAATTTCATATGAATTATCTGCTGATTTAGAAAATTTAGGAATTGAAGGTGGATTAATCCCGCTTGAAGATTTAATTAACGAACATGCCCCAAATTTAAAGAAATTTTTTGAAGAAAACCCAAGATATAAAAAAGATGCTGTAGCAGTTGATGGACATATCTATATGATACCTAACTACTATGATTACTTTAATTTAAAAGTATCTCAAGGATATTTCATTAGACAAGATTGGTTAGAAAAATTAAATTTACAAGAACCAAGAACAGTTGAAGAATTATATAACACATTAAAGGCGTTTAAAGAACAAGATCCTAACGGAAATGGTAAAAAAGATGAAGTTCCATTCTTTGTAAGAGCAAATAATGTAAGAAAAGTATTAACTTCACTTGTTGATATGTTTAAAGCTTCACCTATATGGTATGAAGAAAATGGTATGGTTAAATATGGACCAGCTCAAGATTCGTTCAAATATGCAATTAAAGAATTAGCTAAATGGTATAAAGAAGGATTAATAGATGAAGAAGTATTTACAAGAGGACTTGAAGGAAGAGATTATTTATTATCTAACAACTTAGGGGGAGCAACAGATGACTGGATAGCTTCAACAAGTGGATACAATCAAAGTTTAGCTGAAAAAATACCTGGATTTAACTTTAAATTAATATTACCGTTTGAACTTAATGGAAACAATAAAACAAGACATGCAAGAACGACTTATTTAGGTGGATGGGGAATTTCTAAAGATGCAAAAGATCCAATTGCATTAATTAAA
It includes:
- a CDS encoding ABC transporter permease codes for the protein MKKPKFNRDQISLYLIMLPFIIWYMLFMFKPMYGLVIAFKDYSIFQGIAGSPWVGLKHFRMFLSSPEFYRTLKNTLMLNLYSLLIEFPLAILIALMLNEVKNKIFRSFVQTASFIPYFIAIVIAAGITINMLSPNTGVVNIILQKLGFEKIYFLIKPQYFRGIFVGLNSWKNTGFNAIIYIAALTAVDEQLYEAAKIDGATKLQQLINITIPSIMPTIVVMLILKIGSMLSVAFETVLLLYQPATYETADVISTYVYRTGVINQDFGLATAVGLFNAIVAMLLVYTANTISKKVANLGIW
- a CDS encoding carbohydrate ABC transporter permease, coding for MKIRMSTDEKIFNVINYFLLTIFAIMFLYPIVYVFSASFSNPFLLETGQVTLFPKGFTLASFIAAFKTAGIWRAYANTIFITVVGTLISMLFTISGAYVLSKPDLKYRKALIMLVVVTMWFDPGMIPKYLNFRDLHMINTYSGIIVGFAINTFNVIILKSFFESVPRSLEESARIDGASQFKIMTSIYLPLSTSAITTVSLFYAISRWNGYFWTMILLRDDAKAPLQVFVKKLIVDKMSSGEAAQLITPESVTSPQSIIYAIIVISVLPMLIAYPFIQRFFRKGVTLGAVKG
- a CDS encoding extracellular solute-binding protein, which codes for MKKLLALGLLGLVLASCGKKEEVTTGPRETTIFAMHLGKALDPSLPVFAKAEADTNIKLVNVASQNQTDQIQAFNLMLTEGKLPDIISYELSADLENLGIEGGLIPLEDLINEHAPNLKKFFEENPRYKKDAVAVDGHIYMIPNYYDYFNLKVSQGYFIRQDWLEKLNLQEPRTVEELYNTLKAFKEQDPNGNGKKDEVPFFVRANNVRKVLTSLVDMFKASPIWYEENGMVKYGPAQDSFKYAIKELAKWYKEGLIDEEVFTRGLEGRDYLLSNNLGGATDDWIASTSGYNQSLAEKIPGFNFKLILPFELNGNNKTRHARTTYLGGWGISKDAKDPIALIKYFDYWYSPEGRRLWNFGIEGSEYTLVDGKPVFTDKVLKNTEGKTPLAVLREVGAQYRLGAYQDAQYELGWASESAKEGFKYYMDNDVVLDELPILKYTKERSKEFVSIDTAIRAVVEEKAQQWILGSGDIDAEWDAYIKRLQDLGLSKAEEIQNEAFKNFNK